In the Primulina tabacum isolate GXHZ01 chromosome 15, ASM2559414v2, whole genome shotgun sequence genome, GGTGCCTGCATTAGTTTTAACCATGCATTTGTCTTTATGAAATTCAACCGTATACCCATTGTCACACAGTTGACTTATACTGATCAGGTTATAACATAAATTTTCTACCAAGAGAACATCTTTAATGATGATTTTGCCAtgaataatcttacccttacccatggCTTTACCTTTAGCGTTGTCACCGAAAGTTATTGTTGGCCCCTTGAAATTCACAACTTCTGACAAGAGATTTTTGTTTCCTGTCATATTTCTTGAACATCCGCTGTCTAAAAACCATGTTGATTTTTCCAAGTTTTTCTTCTTTAGTTCCTGAAATTTTGAGATAAGAAATTGGTACCCTttttatttgggtcctgaatTAATTAGACCCTTAGGAATCCACACTTGAATTATCCTTGCGGATTTTTTGTGATGTATTCCAGGGTAACCATGATTGGATAAATAATCTGGTGGTGAATGCAATATATGTTGTTCGGTCCTTTGGTTACTGTCATTCAATCTATACATCTTTTGAACTGGTCGGCAATTGTAGTAATTGTTAGGTCTGGTTCTTGAGTGATATCCAGTTGAGCCATCGTAACCGGTTGAGTTTGGCCTGGGTTTGCGCCAATATTGTTTGGATTTATCACTCTGAACATAACCCAAACCATGTCGCCTCCCATTATTCTTCAGATTCATATTTTGAATGCCTTAGTCTTCAGGCTTACCATGTTCATTTACCGAGctagatctgacaaatttaattgatCTTAAACTGTCTTTCTCTAGTAACGGTTGAGTTGAAGCTTCTGAGGTGCTGCAATCATTGATGTTGTAACCCAGCCCAGTTCTGTCTCCGGCTGGTTTCTGCATCTCATGCATCCTATTAAGAGAAgcagaggacttgttccaaataTTGATGGTATTCATTAACCTTTTGTTTTCGTTTAGTGTAGCATGGAACAATCTTCGTaaatcatcattctcagccgctAGCAGACTTAACTTAACTTTCAAACTTTCAACCTCTTTGTGCTGCGAACAGTTAGAGAGAGTTGACTTGTTTTTTAAGTCTAGTTTTTCTGCTACAGCTTCATTGAATTTCATAGATAGTCCTTTGAACTCATTTATCATGTCGTGTAGTGCTGTAACAAGATCTTCTCGTGTAAATTCTTCAgagttaaagtcaaataccatTTCATCTATGGATTCTTGATCTTCCTTGGCCATGAGACACTCGACTGTCTGTCTTCGCTTTCACTTGAAGATGCCTCAGAAGAGGATTTTTCTGACTCGGTTTCAGCCCATTTGCCTTTGTCTTCTTCTGCAATCAGAACTCGCTGATTCTTTTTCTTGACGAATTTCTTGTTGTCTTTGAACCGTCTTCTATTCTCCTGTTTCTTTTCATCCTTCTTTGGCCTGTTACATTCTGCAATAAAGTGTCccttctttccacagttaaaacaaCCTTGACCATCCTCAGTATGGTCCTTTTTAAAGTGAGGTTTATTCATTTGAGATTGATTTTTGCGCATGAATTTGCAGAATTTCTTAACAAAAAGAgacatggcttcattgcttaGTTGCTCAGCCGATTTCTTACTTGTGGACTCTTCGACCGGAAGAGTCACTGTAGCAGCTGCCAAAGCCTTTGTTTGTTGAGTTGCGGATGGCTCTTGTTCAGTTTGTATTCCAAGCTCAAATTCATATGCTTTaagatcagcaaatagatcatggagttccagtttgttcagatctttggattcGCGCATTGCTATGGTCTTcacatcccattctctgggaagaGCTCGCATGACCTTCAAAGCGATTTCTCTGTTGGAGTACTCTTTTCCAAGTGAGATGAGCTCGATGATAATGCTGCTAAACCGCTCATCAAATTCTGCAAGAGTTTCTCCTGGCTTCATCTTTGCattatcaaatttttggatAGCCACGGTcagtttgttttctttggtCTGATCATTGCCTTCGCACAGTTGAGTAAGTTTTTCCCATATCTCCTTTGCAGTGGTACATGTCTTGATTTTGGCGAACATGTTCTTATCCAGAGTCTTATAGAGAATATATTTTGCAACGTTGTCCAGGTTTGCTTTCTTTTTATCCTCCGCTGTCCATTCAGATCTATGTTTCTCTATCATTTGAGGAGCACCTTCGGTTGTACCAACAGCTGTGTTtactttcatgatcttcattggtCCATCGGTAATTACAAACCACATATCGTCATCATGTGCTGCTAGATGTGCCTGCATGcgaattttccaatcatcatagTCTTCctttgagaacataggaattttgttgaaagatGCCATGATTATTTGAATGATGTCAATGTTTAGAGAAAaccctgctctgataccacttgttaggatcgggaaagagtttagaaggggggggagggtgaatgaactctttcaaattttattgtttttgaCTTTTTGCTATCAACCGTTTTTAGGCGgtcgaaaaatattttctcaaacgGTTGAAAACTTGAACTACTGGTTGTGCGAAAAACAGTTCAGAGTTTTCAATGACCAATAAAATTAGTGACACCCTCAACAACAATAAGTGACTGAGAAATATTTAAGCATGCAAGAAATAGATGACACcggattttatggatgttcggagtttgaatactcctacgtcaccccttcttcctttgttaggaaggattccactaaaagactttgactttacaaaatatttgtaACAGCCCGATCCaaccaggacttatcacactgcctgtattggaactcttagtgatcactttacacttctggatattaAGAACCCTTAGTTCTCCAGACACCACAAATTTTAATCAAATAACCACCAGGTTACTGATATGAAACAGTAGTTTGTTTGAGTAGCACGAAAAGATCCTTGGATGATCAAGTATGTTTCTGTTGAACTGCGTGCAGAGAGAGTGAAGATGAATATTGACTGTGATTGCGCTCTCAGATTTCTTTTGAAGGCAAGCTCAATAATCTTTTTATCGCTTCCCACGTTTACCTTGCATCCCTCTCTGTTGATATAGCCGAATGACTTAACGGTCGGAAAGGACAGCTAACGTAAACCTGAGCTTCTGAATCAGATGAGTCGCTTTCATCTTTTTGAGCAATAAATGTTCGCATTTAATCTTCCTTTTGCTCATCATAAATCTGAAGCTCTTTCCTTGAGGATTTCCTCTTAAGGCAACTGTTCTTTTAGAATCAGAATGCGAAGTCTATCTCTGAGCTTTCTTTCTGGGATAGAGAGTTAAATGCATATCATTCTTGGAATTGATGTGTAACCGTTGACTTCAAGAAGTTTGAATGCATTcaaccggtcagagaatgtcctTTAGCAATAAGTGATTCTCTTAAATGAATCGGTTCACTTTTGCCGTAATCTGAAGAATCAGCGGTTGAAAATCAACGGTTGGGAAACCTGTAGGTTTTTGCCGGTTGAGCTTATTAGGATTCCAACCGCAGTTGATTTTGAtttgtcatacaccaaaattcttgaaaTGCTAGTTTCATTTCTTAAcacatggacttttatttaaatgtctcaaacaaattttagaccaattaaaccttacttgaatttactcaagtccactagttgaataattatttttaattgggctctacaaggctcaatgttatttaattaattcaacacttgaattaatttaatttagtccataataatgtttatgaaaatcacaattttcaaatacattatttatttggccaaattttaatttaggaactcttccataaattaaaagttacattccccataaCTTTCTTATAGAAGTTatgcttctatttttctttgcgcttataaaattctttataagccgttcaacacattgaactaattttcttctcaacgggatctacaaagttagcacttgtgtgaccctcaatggctcattgatacaactagtagtgggttcacatctctatgtgattcgggactaaacatatccttatatgagcataccccaattgctccattcttacttatcaactccttgataataagaacgtcagaactcaagtatgatagtacccaaccaatcacgttaaacgtctagcagcatctcttacatgattctctaggtatcaaatgatagtgcctgcaagaaccattctattatagttatcgtacagtacggtcccttcatctcatatatcccgaccgattcgacaactattggtatatcaagagctgtcaaagaatcgatactatgtgtcatgtcgtatttgcatcgatggtgtactctaagaaacccctttcttaattaccaccatactctgatcagagattttatACTACagacacataggatatccatacccgaaaaTAAACTGTGAATACCCGACTATATTGCATTGATTCCTATATTTTTCGACAAAAACACCCAacattgccacctgatgaccccatatgagtcggtaaacaagtcaaagtgcaatgctagcatatagagtctcaatctTGTCCCGAgccataaggactaatggtgtacaaccataaactaggacgtttccactcgataagtgagaaccacttggaaagtcctttatggagggttgttcagtgcactctacaaggagaacctatctgcatgctctgAAACCTCTgcctattcgttttcttaaaaagtactagaatttttttttttttttaaacctcacatagcattcggccgaaccataaaatttcataaaatatttttgacatcattttaaaataaacaaccaactaacattttctaaatctaaaaataacatttgaaaaatatagcccatactataacctctcaaaaaccactcatactcatgataaaagtcatagaatcttttaacataaatcataacatatatgcggaaactagcgtcggtcctcgggtcatgtgcaccttcagtccagtcggatcaaccatcaagacctcccttagcattatcatgataacctgcatccatcacacctaatgagtctaaagactcaacacaccataatctttataactagtactacgtaatacagctaacatataacagtgaaaaatacttgtacttaaaatatcgttttcatgaagatgcataaacattttcgtaaacattttcatgatgcataaaactttaaacataaacaatttcgtaaaatactttttcatgacatgcaatcataaaccttaacattttcctttttcctcaacatgacatgacataaaacattttaacttgatcataatcattttccttttccttttccttttccttttcctttgttgaattcagatcgttaattgtgactttcctgatcatgctcatgagggtcgatggatccatctacataaaaccacagtactgggcggcgggggacaccagcaacactctcaccggtcaactgggccctggcctatcatgattcgaatagaaatacgatcgtcggggctccctctggggcctttttccataaatgggctccctctggggccttttcccctcacgatattcccattcttccgttaccacaaaaccgttaccacatattcgcaatgatggaaacacgatcgtcgggctcccactgggaccataaccctcacgacgtcgccaacattaacgaattagtcacaatcatttcacatccttcaacattttcattcacatcactttagaaaaatcatgaatatcattacgtttttcatttttgaaaccaagcatgcaacatgtattttaaatgtcttcttaaatcataaaaatcccttagacatttaaaaatcatcatttaatcatgaacaattcataaatatttaaaaataatcataattccataaaaatagcatttagggcactgccatgacgtttactaatttttaggtgtaaaaagaccgttttacccctagacgtaaaattcctcaaatttgactttttcttaatttcattgactctaacatgtcccaaataattatttaagcttacatgaattttctcatatgtttatttagcttaattcgatgacttttaaattaatctttaaatgtgacgtattaatgcgttttaatcacgaattaaaccaaaccttaatataaaattcccaaattaaaaacttagacttataataattatttaaggttaaacctaatttttcataattttattaagctcaaaactaggcgtttcaattaacccgttaattagcgtttcgtgcggcgattaaattccgaataaatccaaaactcaatattttgatcccaaattttaaacataacctttttatgatttattctacccttccaagtcatgagccaccaccgtggacccttggattcatttttagttctttaatttcgaaatatgacacctaagtgaacccaccgagccatctcccgatttactcgagccacgttcgagccaccttgaaccaaaacctagccaactcacctagggaccctactgaccaagcccagcccaaagaacaaGCCCCGGCCCGCTCGAAAACCCACTGAACTTTGCCCCCAAAACCTGCGCACAAGCTGTTGTTTCTCTCGAGACTCCCAGCTAGCCTGGGCTTTTCCATCCGAGCCATCACGAGCCCAGCAcaccctaaccatccctggaccacgtcTAGACCCTACCCAGACCATCCCATGTCCTGGAACCCGCGCATGAAGCAATTGAAACAGAAGACAGCATGCGCGATCACCCCTCCCCCTGCGTTCCCACGTTTTGCTCGGCCCTTGCTGGACCAAGCCACTCCCTTGAACCTAGCCCTTCCTAACTCTCCCTGGACCATCTTAAGCCATCATCCAGacgccctagcccagccctctcTCGAGCCACCCTCATAAATCTCTCGGCCACACTCAAGCATGCGTGAGAAGTGCCCTTTCTCGTGAGGACTCTCCCCAGCCCCCTTAGCGCGAGACCTGGCCCTTCTAGgacccttcctaggacctagccacgTCCCAACCGAACCCTCCTcaagacctggtcgagcccctaAGTCCCATGCAACACAAACAACCCATGAACCTTGAACAAGCCAACCAAAACTCACGGTTTCCAGATTGGTTTTCTTTATTATTCTTACAGCGTGTGTGGTGTATTTATAGGGCCTTATCAGTTGTGTAAAATCATCCTTTATCAATtgctaatcatggcagccccttaacaacccaatatacatgtttttgaataaaaaatcatGCTTCAAAAATCACATACACTTGAAAAACGAAAATCTAACAAGGTGTTCCTTGTTTTTcatgtaaaataattttaaataattactatggtgtgaaagatgagaaaagaaagaagtatggcgtgcctttgcgttaaatacgctcgaatatccgttgacgacgaagaacggatcgaaaccAAGGCTTGAATCTCCCTTGCCCCTTCTAATTTTCATTCAAAAAGCTGTGCTGTGTGTGCCGCGAGCTGCTGGGAGGGTTTGGGGAGAGttctgaatttttaaaattgtgagGCGTGAAGTTGTGATGCAAAGAAAAgggtttttagcattttaaatctatacatattataaaagtgtgaatcaaggtcaaagtttttctattgtgtaatgtcaactttgtccttagtttgtacatacaggaaaaatttagtgagaatatttttgtcaaatcagttattatgataaggacaaaattgtcaaactacattaatgttagataatgatcaaatctatacaattattattattttattaattataaaagtgtgaatcaaggtcaaagtttttctattgtgtaatgtcaactttgtccttagtttgtacatacaggaaaaatttagtgaggaattgaggatgtttttgtcaaatcagttattatgATAGGAACAAAATTGTCAAACTACATTTATGTTAGATAATAATCAAATTGCCAAAAAAGctaaaactttaaaattctttgatttttattttcttgtagatgaattgaacaaacttttttcacaaaaaatattaatttgaaaagattgaaataccaaaatatattggttttattttcttatagatgaagtgaaaaagaattttttcacaaaaaacttaatttgtagattttttcacaaaaaagcTAATTTGTAGaagattaaaataacaaaattcgattgttttattttcttgtaaataaagtgaaaatattttttccacaaaaacttaatttgtataACGATATAATgttaaatatcttttattttacgttcattaagattaattatttcaaaatgaCGAATTAAACTATtgaagccaaataattaaactaattttgtttttgttttaacaaGGTTGGTGTCATGAAGAAGGTTCGATATTTAATTACATTTACAAAATGATACAAGAATTATCagatataaatatagataatcctaataaatatttcattgatatttattttatctatatttcttTATCAAAAAGAAAGTCAACTAATTTTGTTCAAAGCATTGGTtcattatgaaaatttaacgatataagattgaataatatatttgtattaattttaacTATATTTTCCTCTTTTTAAAGGCTATAAACTAtaacaattattttatgagagattcttgcaattaacgaatgattatttttataagacatatatattgacaaatcagttatagtttttgtaacattaaaatatatatctttgaatgtaaatttttaaaattatgataaataaatttttataaaatttattcattagCAATACACACTACTTCTCCATAGACAAAGTCAAAgttatttggtttttatttacttgtagatgaagtgaacaaatgttttttacaaaaatatttgtttgaatgtgatttattttattttgtagatttatattcttttgaatgattttatatatgcaagaaatttatctttaatttggtgaggaagtttttgtaaaatcattTATTATGATGATGTCAAGATTATCAATCTACGTAGGCTAAGCAAGGATCAAGTTGCAAAGAAGATTGaaactccaaaattctttggtttatattttgttgtagatgaattgaacatatttttttccgcaaaatattaatttgagaatattgaaatacaaaaattcgtttgtttattttcttgtaaataaagtgcaaatattttttccacaaaaacttaatttgtataacgatatgatgttaaatatcttttattttacgttcattaagattaattattttaaaatgaagaaTTAAACTATTGAAGCCAAATAGTTAaactaattttgtttttgttttaacaaGGTTGGTGTCATGAAGAAGGTTCGATATTTAATTACATTTACAAAATGATACAAGAATTATCagatataaatatagataatcctaataaatatttcattgatatttattttatctatatttcttTATCAAAAAGAAAGTCAACTAGTTTTGTTCAAAGCATTGGTtcattatgaaaatttaacgatataagattgaataatatatttgtattaattttaacTATATTTTCCTCTTTTTAAAGGCTATAAACTAtaacaattattttatgagagattcttgcaattaacgaatgattatttttataagacatatatattgacaaatcagttatagtttttgtaacattaaaatatatatctttgaatgtaaatttttaaaattatgataaataaatttttataaaatttattcattagCAATACACACTACTTCTCCATAGACAAAGTCAAAgttatttggtttttatttacttgtagatgaagtgaacaaatgttttttacaaaaatatttgtttgaatgtgatttattttattttgtagatttatattcttttgaatgattttatatatgcaagaaatttatctttaatttggtgaggaagtttttgtaaaatcaattattatgatgATGTCAAGATTATCAATCTACGTAGGCTAAGCAAGGATCAAGTTGCAAAGAAGATTGaaactccaaaattctttggtttatattttcttgtagatgagttgaacatatttttttccgcaaaatattaatatgagaatattgaaatacaaaaattcgtttgtttattttcttgtaaataatgtgcaaatattttttccacaaaaacttaatttgtataacgatatgatgttaaatatcttttattttacgttcattaagattaattattttaaaatgaagaaTTAAACTATTGAAGCCAAATAGTTAaactaattttgtttttgttttaacaaGGTTGGTGTCATGAAGAAGGTTCGATATTTAATAACATTTACAAAATGATACAAGAATTATCagatataaatatagataatcctaataaatatttcattgatatttattttatctatatttcttTATCAAAAAGAAAGTCAACTAATATTGTTCAAAGCATTGGTTCATTAAgaaaatttaacgatataagattgaataatatatttgtattaattttaacTATATTTTCCTCTTTTTAAAGGCTATAAACTAtaacaattattttatgagagattcttgcaattaacgaatgattatttttataagacatatatattgacaaatcagttatagtttttgtaacattcaaatatatatctttgaatgtaaatttttaaaattatgataaataaatttttataaaatttattcattagCAATACACACTACTTCTCCATAGACAAAGTCAAAgttatttggtttttatttacttgtagatgaagtgaacaaatgttttttacaaaaatatttgtttgaatgtgatttattttattttgtagatttatattcttttgaatgattttatatatgcaagaaatttatctttaatttggtgaggaagtttttgtaaaatcaattattatgatgATGTCAAGATTATCAATCTACGTAGGCTAAGCAAGGATCAAGTTGCAAAGAAGATTGaaactccaaaattctttggtttatattttcttgtagatgaattgaacatatttttttccgcaaaatattaatttgagaatattgaaatacaaaaattcgtttgtttattttcttgtaaataaagtgcaaatatttttttccaaaaaaacttaatttgtataacgatatgatgttaaatatcttttattttacgttcattaagattaattattttaaaatgaagaaTTAAACTATTGAAGCCAAATAGTTAaactaattttgtttttgttttaacaaGGTTGGTGTCATGAAGAAGGTTCGATATTTAATTACATTTACAAAATGATACAAGAATTATCagatataaatatagataatcctaataaatatttcattgatatttattttatctatatttcttTATCAAAAAGAAAGTCAACTAATTTTGTTCAAAGCATTGGTtcattatgaaaatttaacgatataagattgaataatatatttgtattaattttaacTATATTTTCCTCTTTTTAAAGGCTATAAACTAtaacaattattttatgagagattcttgcaattaacgaatgattatttttataagacatatatattgacaaatcagttatagtttttgtaacattaaaatatatatctttgaatgtaaatttttaaaattatgataaataaatttttataaaatttattcattagCAATACACACTACTTCTCCATAGACAAAGTCAAAgttatttggtttttatttacttgtagatgaagtgaacaaatgttttttacaaaaatatttgtttgaatgtgatttattttattttgtagatttatattcttttgaatgattttatatatgcaagaaatttatctttaatttggtgagaaagtttttgtaaaatcaattattatgatgATGTCAAGATTATCAATCTACGTAGGCTAAGCAAGGATCAAGTTGCAAAGAAGATTGaaactccaaaattctttggtttatattttcttgtagatgagttgaacatatttttttccgcaaaatattaatttgagaatattgaaatacaaaaattcgtttgtttattttcttgtaaataaagtgcaaatattttttccacaaaaacttaatttgtataacgatatgatgttaaatatcttttattttacgttcattaagattaattattttaaaatgaagaaTTAAACTATTGAAGCCAAATAGTTAaactaattttgtttttgttttaacaaGGTTGGTGTCATGAAGAAGGTTCGATATTTAATTACATTTACAAAATGATACAAGAATTATCagatataaatatagataatcctaataaatatttcattgatatttattttatctatatttcttTATCAAAAAGAAAGTCAACTAATTTTGTTCAAAGCATTGGTtcattatgaaaatttaacgatataagattgaataatatatttgtattaattttaacTATATTTTCCTCTTTTTAAAGGCTATAAACTAtaacaattattttatgagagattcttgcaattaacgaatgattatttttataagaCATATATTGACAAATCAGTTATAGTTTTTGtaacattaaaatatatatctttgaatgtaaatttttaaaattatgataaataaatttttataaaatttattcattagCAATACACACTACTTCTCCATAGACAAAGTCAAAgttatttggtttttatttacttgtagatgaagtgaacaaatgttttttacaaaaatatttgtttgaatgtgatttattttattttgtagatttatattcttttgaatgattttatatatgcaagaaatttatctttaatttggtgaggaagtttttgtaaaatcaattattatgatgATGTCAAGATTATCAATCTACGTAGGCTAAGCAAGGATCAAGTTGCAAAGAAGATTGaaactccaaaattctttggtttatattttcttgtagatgaattgaacatatttttttccgcaaaatattaatttgagaatattgaaatacaaaaattcgtttgtttattttcttgtaaataaagtgcaaatattttttccacaaaaacttaatttgtataacgatatgatgttaaatatcttttattttatgttcattaagattaattattttaaaatgaagaaTTAAACTATTGAAGCCAAATAGTTAaactaattttgtttttgttttaataaGGTTGGTGTCATGAAGAAGGTTCGATATTTAATTACATTTACAAAATGATACAAGAATTATCagatataaatatagataatcctaataaatatttcattgatatttattttatctatatttcttTATCAAAAAGAAAGTCAACTAATATTGTTCAAAGCATTGGTtcattatgaaaatttaacgatataagattgaataatatatttgtattaattttaacTATATTTTCCTCTTTTTAAAGGCTATAAACTAtaacaattattttatgagagattcttgcaattaacgaatgattatttttataagacatatatattgacaaatcagttatagtttttgtaacattaaaatatatatctttgaatgtaaatttttaaaattatgataaataaatttttata is a window encoding:
- the LOC142525922 gene encoding uncharacterized protein LOC142525922, producing the protein MASFNKIPMFSKEDYDDWKIRMQAHLAAHDDDMWFVITDGPMKIMKVNTAVGTTEGAPQMIEKHRSEWTAEDKKKANLDNVAKYILYKTLDKNMFAKIKTCTTAKEIWEKLTQLCEGNDQTKENKLTVAIQKFDNAKMKPGETLAEFDERFSSIIIELISLGKEYSNREIALKVMRALPREWDLGIQTEQEPSATQQTKALAAATVTLPVEESTSKKSAEQLSNEAMSLFVKKFCKFMRKNQSQMNKPHFKKDHTEDGQGCFNCGKKGHFIAECNRPKKDEKKQENRRRFKDNKKFVKKKNQRVLIAEEDKGKWAETESEKSSSEASSSESEDRQSSVSWPRKIKNP